A genomic segment from Brevundimonas sp. SORGH_AS_0993 encodes:
- a CDS encoding DNA polymerase Y family protein: protein MKRVVSLYLPNWPIDRLRRRLGDAAPPPEAPIVLVGRDRRRRIVTACNPAARALGLRPSMAATQAHALVPGLAPFDADLAGDDEALDRLALWALKHYAPICAADAPDGLAIDATGAAHLKGGERGLLADMEARLAAVGVQARAVIAPSYGAAHAVARYASAPAIVEDGEIGRSLAHLPLVALRLAPDLVQALGRMGFETILDLERQPRAPLTLRFGPEVGRRLDQAFARVFEPIIPVAAPETPLAERVFAEPIGAAETLERYAGQLVDDLCARLERDGLGARRLDWLCHRVDNRIEAVRVGTARPVRDRKRLTRLLRDKIETIAPGFGIERMTLTASIADPLDWRPGPSALTDVAAPDISGLVDVLANRVGAQRLYRVAPVESDVPERSVAKAPPLATPSGPDWSPDWPRPVRLFRSPEPVETLALLPDNPPTHFTWRGVRRRIRRADGPERIYGEWGRRDAELWAVRDYFQVEDDAGERFWLFRAGDGEDARTGPQTWFIHGKFG from the coding sequence GAGGCCCCGATCGTGCTGGTGGGCCGCGACCGACGGCGTCGCATCGTCACCGCCTGCAATCCGGCCGCCCGCGCGCTCGGCCTCCGGCCCAGCATGGCCGCGACCCAGGCCCACGCCCTCGTCCCCGGGCTCGCGCCCTTCGACGCGGACTTGGCGGGCGATGACGAGGCCCTCGACCGCCTCGCCCTGTGGGCGCTGAAACACTACGCCCCGATCTGCGCGGCCGACGCTCCGGACGGCTTGGCCATCGACGCCACGGGCGCGGCTCACCTCAAGGGCGGCGAGCGCGGCCTGCTCGCTGATATGGAGGCACGGCTCGCCGCCGTCGGCGTCCAGGCGCGCGCCGTCATCGCCCCCAGCTATGGGGCGGCCCATGCCGTGGCGCGGTACGCCTCCGCCCCGGCCATCGTCGAGGACGGCGAGATCGGCCGCTCCCTGGCCCACCTCCCCCTCGTCGCCCTGCGACTGGCGCCGGACTTGGTGCAGGCGCTCGGCCGCATGGGGTTCGAGACAATCCTCGACCTCGAGCGCCAGCCCCGGGCGCCCCTGACCCTGCGCTTCGGCCCCGAGGTCGGCCGACGCCTCGACCAGGCCTTCGCTCGGGTGTTCGAGCCCATCATTCCGGTCGCGGCGCCCGAGACGCCCCTGGCGGAGCGGGTCTTCGCCGAGCCGATCGGTGCGGCGGAGACGCTCGAGCGCTACGCCGGGCAGTTGGTGGATGACCTCTGCGCCCGGTTGGAGCGAGACGGCCTGGGCGCCCGGCGGCTCGACTGGCTCTGTCACCGCGTCGACAACCGCATCGAAGCCGTCCGGGTGGGCACGGCGCGCCCCGTCCGCGACCGCAAGCGGCTCACGCGACTGCTGCGCGACAAGATCGAGACGATCGCCCCCGGGTTCGGCATCGAGCGCATGACCCTGACGGCTTCGATCGCCGATCCGCTGGACTGGCGGCCGGGTCCGTCGGCCCTGACGGACGTGGCCGCGCCCGACATCTCGGGCCTTGTCGACGTGCTGGCCAACCGGGTGGGCGCCCAACGGCTGTACCGGGTCGCGCCTGTCGAGAGCGATGTTCCGGAGCGTTCCGTGGCGAAGGCCCCGCCGCTCGCCACTCCCTCCGGCCCGGACTGGTCGCCGGACTGGCCCAGGCCGGTGCGACTGTTTCGATCGCCTGAGCCCGTCGAGACCCTGGCCCTGCTGCCGGACAATCCGCCGACCCATTTCACCTGGCGCGGGGTGCGGCGACGCATCCGCCGCGCCGACGGGCCGGAACGGATCTACGGCGAATGGGGCCGCCGTGATGCCGAGCTGTGGGCGGTCCGCGACTATTTTCAAGTCGAGGACGACGCCGGGGAACGGTTCTGGTTGTTCCGGGCCGGCGACGGCGAGGACGCCCGCACCGGGCCGCAGACCTGGTTCATCCACGGCAAGTTCGGATGA